In the genome of Nitrososphaerota archaeon, one region contains:
- a CDS encoding molybdopterin-dependent oxidoreductase produces MKKIVRTVCGGCMSECGALVHVEDGRAVKIEGDPNHPLNAGYMCPKGLSFLQLQYHPDRLKHPLKRIGAKGAGKWQQITWEEALNEISSELSRIRDQYGPEAIAVSYGTYPKRVAIGLSIFLAALGSPNQLIGNCHYCYTPHLIADLLTCGEVYTCELGVPDYKKSRCILLWGFNPLHTYPPLGRKIVEAKRKGSKLIVIDPRHTELASMADLWLQIRPGTDGALALGMLNIIINKGLYDSNFVNNWCYGFDKLAERVKEYTPEKVEKITWIPKEDIIKAAELYATSKPASLQSHLGVSMSYNSVQASRALSILVAITGNLDIKGGAELPNYPIKLTYMNIKKHLRLNKEIEKRTIGANTYPLLSGPNSFRCLTPPKRL; encoded by the coding sequence TTGAAAAAGATTGTAAGAACCGTATGCGGAGGCTGCATGAGCGAATGCGGCGCCCTAGTGCACGTTGAAGATGGAAGAGCGGTCAAAATAGAAGGAGACCCAAACCACCCCTTAAACGCCGGATATATGTGCCCAAAAGGGCTGTCCTTTCTGCAACTACAATACCACCCAGACAGACTCAAGCATCCCCTTAAGAGAATAGGCGCTAAAGGAGCTGGCAAATGGCAACAAATAACGTGGGAAGAAGCATTAAACGAAATAAGCAGCGAACTCTCAAGAATAAGAGATCAATACGGCCCTGAAGCCATAGCGGTCTCATACGGAACCTACCCAAAACGAGTAGCCATAGGGCTAAGCATATTCCTAGCAGCCCTAGGCTCACCCAACCAACTCATCGGAAACTGCCACTACTGCTACACACCACACCTAATAGCCGACCTACTCACCTGCGGAGAAGTCTACACCTGCGAACTAGGAGTCCCAGATTACAAAAAAAGCAGATGCATACTCCTCTGGGGCTTCAACCCACTACACACCTACCCACCACTAGGCAGAAAGATCGTCGAAGCTAAAAGAAAAGGCTCAAAGCTCATAGTCATAGACCCCCGCCACACAGAACTAGCATCCATGGCTGATCTATGGCTACAGATACGACCAGGCACAGACGGCGCATTAGCCCTCGGAATGCTCAACATCATAATAAACAAAGGGCTCTACGACTCCAACTTCGTAAACAACTGGTGCTACGGGTTCGACAAACTCGCTGAGAGAGTAAAAGAATACACACCTGAAAAGGTCGAAAAGATCACCTGGATACCTAAAGAGGACATAATCAAAGCAGCCGAACTCTACGCAACCTCAAAACCAGCATCACTCCAATCCCACCTCGGAGTCTCAATGAGCTACAACTCCGTGCAAGCAAGCAGAGCCCTATCAATCCTCGTAGCAATAACAGGCAACCTCGACATAAAAGGAGGAGCCGAACTACCAAACTACCCAATAAAACTAACCTACATGAACATAAAGAAACACCTCCGCCTAAACAAAGAAATCGAAAAAAGAACCATAGGCGCCAACACCTACCCCCTCCTCTCAGGACCAAACTCATTCAGATGCCTCACACCCCCCAAGCGTCTTTGA
- a CDS encoding molybdopterin-dependent oxidoreductase — protein MLTGKPYPIKALILTSNLAVSFEDSKTVVKALKNLELLVVMDFFMTPSAELADYVLPSATYLECDDICDAFTYTNFIAARQKAIEPVGECRDDNEVLFELIRRMGLKTPFPVTTYREFLDYRLKELGITFDEFKEKKYVFSNDVERRYEKGMLREDGKPGFKTPTGKCELYSTLLERFGYDPLPNYVEPPESPYSTPDLAKEYPLILITGARHISSYQTMGHNIPRLRELLPNPIVEIHPETAAKLNIKNGDWVYIQTPASSEKVKMQAVLTRGIHPQVVSAQALWWYPEGETYEKRAYEPNINVIIPLKPPYGYEPIVGTNVMRGKLCKISKAED, from the coding sequence ATGCTAACAGGCAAACCATACCCAATCAAAGCACTAATCCTAACCTCAAATCTAGCAGTGAGCTTCGAAGACAGCAAAACAGTTGTTAAAGCCCTAAAAAATCTAGAGCTACTAGTCGTCATGGACTTCTTCATGACACCCTCAGCCGAGCTCGCAGATTACGTCCTACCATCAGCAACATACTTGGAGTGCGACGATATATGCGATGCCTTCACATACACAAATTTCATCGCCGCACGCCAAAAAGCCATAGAACCAGTAGGTGAATGCAGAGACGACAACGAAGTCCTCTTCGAGCTCATAAGAAGGATGGGGCTCAAAACACCCTTCCCAGTAACAACATACCGAGAATTTCTAGACTACCGCTTGAAAGAATTAGGCATAACCTTCGACGAATTCAAAGAAAAAAAATACGTATTCTCCAACGATGTTGAAAGAAGATACGAAAAAGGGATGCTAAGAGAGGATGGCAAACCAGGCTTCAAAACACCCACAGGCAAATGCGAGCTATACTCAACACTACTAGAAAGATTCGGCTACGATCCACTACCAAACTACGTTGAACCACCCGAAAGCCCATACTCCACACCAGACCTAGCAAAAGAATACCCGCTCATCCTCATAACTGGCGCTAGACACATATCCTCCTACCAGACCATGGGTCACAACATCCCACGCCTACGAGAGCTACTCCCGAACCCAATAGTAGAAATACACCCTGAAACCGCAGCGAAGCTCAACATCAAAAACGGCGACTGGGTCTACATACAAACACCAGCAAGCAGCGAAAAAGTGAAGATGCAAGCAGTGCTCACACGAGGCATCCACCCACAAGTCGTCTCAGCACAAGCCCTATGGTGGTATCCAGAAGGCGAAACCTACGAAAAAAGAGCCTACGAACCAAACATAAACGTGATAATCCCCCTAAAGCCCCCCTACGGCTACGAACCCATAGTCGGAACAAACGTGATGAGAGGAAAGCTATGCAAAATCAGCAAAGCTGAGGACTAA